TGTGACCAGAGCACAGCTCTATGATGGGGACCTAGGACTTTAGTCCCCCAGCATACACCCTGTGCTTAGTTGCCTGAGGACAGCAGTGTGGTTCAGATGATGGAGACTCTCCTCGGCTCTCTTAAAAGCACCTTTGGTCCTTGGCTGGACTCCGATTCCACTTCCTGGGTGACTGAAACCATCCTTGTTACTCTGTTTGGACTGGGGctctttttcctgttctttccctATTTCCAGAATAAACCAACTTTACCACCTCTTAGGAAACACAGAAACACCAGGAAGGTAAGGAACCCTTGGCCCTGATCAACAAACACAcgattctctcttttttcctattatttccaattttctgaATCAACTGGAGAGACACTTGAGATGGGAAAGAATAGAACATCTATTCTCAAGGAAGAATAAAACATCACCCCTCTAGGGACAAATTAGACTGGGCAGGGGACACAATGAACACTACGATTTCTATCCAAATATTTCAGACCAGTTGTCCAAGTGTGGAAGAGGGCTTCAGGAAAGGTCCCAAACACAGTGACCAGGGGATGAGGACTGGATACTCAGTTCATCTCAACTGCAGCACAGGACTCTGAGCACCGGTTCACCAGTCACAGGATAAGTGTCTTGGACGAGGGCTGAATGAGGGCAGTGCTGAAGCCCTGAGAGCCTCagagcaggggctggggtggggctctGGATTGGGAAGCAGAGATCTACCGAAGGGAGATCGGATTCCCCCACACGTCTGAAAATGTACGTGTTTCTTGAGCAGTGGAAGAGTGAGAAAAGAAATCCAGGGTGAACCTCACATTGAAAATCCTACTTTATGTTCtacaagaaggaaaacaaaatatttttgtccccttcaaaaaaatgagtaaaaagaaagaaaaaccacagaGCTCCGTTAGTTAAATGTAGTAAGTCTTATTATATATATGGACCCTGAGTAGCTAGCTGATGCTTGTCTAGAGAGGGGAGAATGAGAATTGGGTTCAAGGTCCTCGTTTTTTGTCCCTCAGCATCAAATGCAGCCGAGCGGGAGATGCAGGGATAGGAAGACAGATAGAGCTTTGAAAGGTAGGTTCTGATGTTTGGTCCTGTGTCTCTCAGGGCCCTGAGGACCCAGCTCTGCAGGCTCCTAGGAGGTCAGTGGTAGTTCCTGTCCCTCGGTAAacagaacccccagggaagctcctggGAAGAGAGCAGAATGCAAATACTTCCCAGATTCCCCTGCAGAATGAAGTCCTGAGGGGCTTGGAAAAGGGTGTGGCCCAGCAGGGGTGTGTGGGCTGCATTGAATCAGTAGCCCCTGGATTAGGAGTGGGACCTCTAGTTCTGAGCCTGAACACAAGGTTTAACATCATTCAGATTCCTCTGTGAAGTGACCCCTGCCCATTCTTCCCCAAGGGCATTGTAAAGGCAGAAAAGGATCAAGGATGTGGAAGCAGTTTGTAAATGATAAACCCTTTCCTGAGCTTCACCATCATTGTCAGGCATTCTGTGGCCTTGGGTGCTGGTGCTTGGGCTCCAATCTCCCAGGGGTGTCCCCTTAAAGAGACAGTGTACTTAACCGCCTGTAAGACCCCTAGGCCCCTGTCTTCACCATCATGACCCAGTCTGCTGATTTCAAGCTTGCAGAGATTGCCTGAAAGAACT
Above is a window of Bos indicus isolate NIAB-ARS_2022 breed Sahiwal x Tharparkar chromosome 8, NIAB-ARS_B.indTharparkar_mat_pri_1.0, whole genome shotgun sequence DNA encoding:
- the LOC139184618 gene encoding spermatogenesis-associated protein 31E1-like; translated protein: MMETLLGSLKSTFGPWLDSDSTSWVTETILVTLFGLGLFFLFFPYFQNKPTLPPLRKHRNTRKHQMQPSGRCRDRKTDRALKACRDCLKELEEVRDLASHLQRHLGRTTDKGTIHQLSSQETPGEVYKQAPAGAH